From Methanobacterium congolense, one genomic window encodes:
- the msrB gene encoding peptide-methionine (R)-S-oxide reductase MsrB, which produces MVERIEKPPEEWKKILSPESYRVSREKGTELAFTGKYHDCHEDGIYRCVCCGTDLFDSKTKFDSGTGWPSFWAPIAEDNVQTKTDRSLIMVRKEVLCARCDAHLGHVFDDGPEPTGKRYCMNSASLSFVKR; this is translated from the coding sequence ATGGTGGAAAGAATTGAAAAACCCCCTGAAGAATGGAAAAAGATTCTTAGCCCCGAATCTTACAGGGTTTCAAGGGAAAAGGGAACTGAACTTGCCTTCACAGGTAAGTACCATGACTGCCATGAGGATGGAATCTACAGATGTGTTTGCTGTGGAACGGATCTCTTCGATTCAAAGACCAAGTTCGATTCTGGAACTGGCTGGCCGAGTTTCTGGGCTCCCATTGCAGAAGATAACGTTCAAACAAAGACGGATAGAAGTCTTATCATGGTGAGAAAAGAGGTTCTCTGCGCCAGATGTGATGCCCACCTAGGACATGTCTTCGATGACGGTCCAGAACCCACAGGTAAAAGGTACTGTATGAATTCTGCATCCCTGAGCTTTGTAAAAAGGTAA
- a CDS encoding cupin domain-containing protein — MSNHEVSDDKKEYIIVSEGIKRKTLVYGSKTMLTEFLLDGGNTLPMHRHPEEQTGYLVSGNIILTIDGENYDMKPGDSWSINGNVDHGAEIKEDSVAVEVFSPVREDYIQ; from the coding sequence ATGTCCAACCATGAAGTTAGTGATGATAAAAAAGAGTATATAATAGTTTCAGAGGGTATTAAACGTAAAACATTGGTTTATGGTTCTAAAACCATGTTAACAGAGTTTCTACTGGATGGTGGAAACACACTGCCAATGCACAGACATCCTGAGGAACAGACAGGGTATCTGGTATCGGGAAATATAATCTTAACAATAGATGGTGAGAATTATGATATGAAGCCCGGTGACAGCTGGTCAATTAATGGAAACGTAGATCATGGGGCTGAAATAAAAGAGGACTCAGTGGCTGTTGAAGTTTTCTCTCCAGTTCGGGAGGACTACATTCAGTAG